Part of the Imperialibacter roseus genome, TCACCAATCGCTTTCTGGGCACCATACGACGAACGGGGAGTGAGTGCCGTGTTGTCCAGCACGGTGGCGGGCAAATCACCACCAAACACAGCGATGGAGCTCGAGAAAATAAACTTAATGCCTGGTTTTTGATGACGACAAGCCTCCAGTAGTTGGCGGGTAATGTCCATATTGACTTTCCAGCCCAGGTCGAAGTCTTTCTCCGCATGGCTGCTCACCACTGCCGCCAGGTGAAAAACAACACCTGTTTCGGCGGAGATAAGAGATTTGGCTGCCCCCTCTTCAGAAAGATCAGCTTGCAGGCACCGAATCCGGCTGTCATTTTTAGGATAAGAAGGCGTCACAATGTCTACCAGCAATAACTCATCAAAAGCAAGGTTACTGCTGAGCAGGGCTTTTGCCAGGCGCTGGCCGAGGAAACCTGCTCCTCCGGTAATGATTATTTGCATAGATTCAGGGCTTGTTTAACGGGTCGATTTATCCGACTTAAAAAGATAAATAATAAATTTATTACCCCACCACCTATGAAGCTTATTTGAGTGGTTGATCAAAGACTTGCGATGTACGAGAACGTAAACGAAAAATTCAATCAGTTGCCTCCTGATTATCCCGAAGACCTCCTGCCAGCCATACAAAAGGAGTTCCTGGAAAGTGAAAAGACCATTGTGGTACTTGATGATGACCCGACTGGCACACAGACATGCTACGATGTGATGGTGCTTACCAGTTGGGAGGTAGCCCTGATTACTGCCGAACTCCGACAGCAACCCTCCATTCTCTACATCCTCACCAATTCAAGGAGCCTGCCGGAGGCAGAGGCTATTCACCTGGCACTTGAAATAGGGCGGAACCTTAAAGAGGCGGCAAAAGAAAGTCAGAGAGAAGTGGTGGTGGTGAGCCGAAGCGACTCCACTTTAAGAGGCCACTTTCCTGCGGAGGTAGACGCCGTAGCCAAGGCCCTTGGTTTTCAGGGAGCAGTCACTGTGCTGGTGCCAGCTTTCATTGAGGGAGCCAGGTATACGATTGATGATGTGCATTACCTCGTTGAAAATGAGGAGCTGGTGCCTGTGTCTGACACACCTTTTGCTAAAGATGTGTCGTTTGGCTACCAGCACGCCAACCTGAAGGAGTGGGTGGAAGAAAAAACCAGGGGACTGATCAAAGCATCGGAAGTTAACTCGGTGTCCATCGAAGACTTGCGGGCAGGCGGCCCTAAAGTAGTAGCAGAGAAACTGGAAGCCTGCGCTAATGGATCAGTGTGCATCATGAACGCTGCCAGCTACCGTGACCTGGAGGTAGGAGTGCTGGGATTGATCATGGCCGAAAGGTCAGGTAAGAAATTTCTGTACCGCACCTCTGCCACCTTTGTGCCCACCAGGGCGGGCATGGTATCAGGTAAACTTTATGTCCCGCAAAAAGAGGATACAGCGTCGTCTCACGGTTCGCTTGTGATGGTAGGCTCTCATGTGCCGAAAACCACCGCCCAGCTAGCTTATCTGCTCAAGCAGGGCAGGCACCAAAAACTGGAGATAGATGTAAGTCAGCTGCTTCAGTCGCAAGACTTAAGTGGCGAGGCAAGCGCCATTAGTGCACAGGTGGATGCCTGGCTGGCTGCTGGGGAGGATGTGGTGGTTCATACCAGTCGCCGACTGGAAACTGGGGCAGACGCAGAGAGCAGCCTGAAAATCAATGCCCTGGTGTCCAGCTTCCTTGTCGCCATTGTGCGGGGAACTTCTGTCCGTCCAAAGTTTATTGTTGCCAAAGGCGGTATCACGTCAAGCGACCTGGCCTCGAAAGGGCTTTTGGTTCAAAAAGCAACTGTGCTAGGGCCGGTCATTCCCGGAGTGCCGGTATGGAAGCTACACCAAGAAAGCAAGTTTCCCGGCCTGATTTACGTTGTGTTTCCCGGCAATGTAGGCGATGATAAGGCGCTGACACTGGTATGTGAAAAGTTTGGTGCTGGGTAGCATTATGCGGGCGGAGTGCCTACGGCTGGTTGTAAGAAATAAGGGTTGCTGACTAGTTTTAACTAGCGCAACAACCCTGCGTAGTTGTTAGTTGCCCACAACCCTCCAAGGGTTTATCTTCTTCAGCGCAGCAGGCTGTCATGTCTCCAGGGAGAGGTTAGCTAAAGGAGAACTCTTGGAGGGTTTCTTTATAAGGCTTTCCCAAATACGCTTGCCTTGGAGAACTGGTCGCCTAAGCCATGATCGAACTATCAGCTCCACAGCCTGTCGTGCGATCGCTTGGCGTCCCATTCCGGCGTAGGTCTGAAATAGCTATTATCTTCCGCATGAAGATGCTTTTTAAGCTCATCTTCATTTAGCTCTACTCCCAGGCCTGGTGCATCGGTGGGCACATGTGCAAAGCCTTTGGTGTATAGCGGTTTTTTGCCGACCATTTTCACCAACTGAGGCCACCAGGGATTGTCCACACACTGAACGGGTAGCTCAAGTGCCATAAAGTTTTGCGTAGCTGCGGCACAATGCACATTGGCCATAAACGAAATGGGAGTGCCTGCGAAGTGCATCTTCATAGCCACGTCAGTTTCTTCTGCGTAGTCTCCAATTTTTTTGGTCTCCAATATCCCACCTGAAGTACCCATATCAGGGTGCACAATGTCGACCGCATGCACATCGCAAAGCTTTCTGAATTCCTCTTTTCCAAAAATATCCTCACCTGTAATGGTTGGCGAGTTGATCGAATCAGTGATGTGCTTTAGCTGCTCGGTGTTGTCCCATGGCACAAAGTCTTCCAAAGAAGCCAGCCTGTAAGGTTCCAATGCATTGGCCACCCTGATGCAGTTGTTTACATCAAAGTGTCCGAAGTGGTCGGCAGAAAGGGGAATATCATAGCCCACCACGTCCCGGATCATGCCTACATAGTTGGAGAGCAAATCCAACCCCTTGTCGGTAATTTGCACGCCGGTAAAGGCATGTCTGGTGTTTTGATAAGAAAGGTAATTGTCCAGGTTGTCGTCGTTGAAGCCGGGGATGTAATTGCTGTTAACCACGGTGCCTGGTACGTCGCTGTACACATGGATGCCCGGATGCATCTTGAGCCATGTGAAGCCCTGATCCACCATGCGCACTTTGCAGTCGGCTTTGAACTTCTCTATGTCCATATTTTTGCTGTTGTGAGCAGGCACGTAGGCATAGAGCCTCACATTCTCCCGGTATTTTCCGCCCAGGAGTTGCCATACGGGCACATCATATGCTTTGCCCACCAGGTCCCACAGCGCCATTTCCACGCCGCTTACACCGCCAGCTTTGCGGCCATGACCACCAAATTGTTTGATCACTTTAAAGATCATTTCTACGTTGCAGGGGTTAAGGCCCAGGATCCGGCTTTTAAGAAACAGGCCATAGCGGGGGTCAGCGCCATCTCTTAGCTCACCCAAACCGTAGATGCCCTGGTTAGTATCGATGCGGATCACCACATTGCGGGCATTGGTATAGGAGGTGCCATTGTCCAGGGTCACGTAGCGCATGTCCGTTATTTTAAGATCGGATGGATTTGATGCCTTTCTGACCTTTGAAGTGGTTTGTGCTACCGAGTCTTCGAATGTCATGCCCATGATGCCTGTCAGTGCAATGCCACCCATGGCCGTTTTCTTAAGAAAGTCTCTGCGGTTATCCGATGTGGTGGGATTATCGATCTCTTCCTGAATGGCAGCAGCCTCATGTTGTTCCTGCTGCTTGTTTTCGCTGATCAGCTTTTGTAAGATACTCTTCATAGTGTAGTTTATTTATAAGGTATGTTGAATGCATTTCAATACTCCGGGAGCAAATAGAATCACCGGAAACGAGCTCGCCGACGAGCTTCAACTATCAAGAACCATATCCTTTCCTCAGTAGAGTAGAGCAGAAGGAACTAACCACAATCGAGTATACCTACCAAAATAAGCCTAAATAGATGAACCCCCAAATCGGGATGCAGAGAACGGTGGGTGAAAAGATGATATTCTGCAAACGGCCTTGGAGAATGGTAGATGTGTCCCAGTCTCATGAGGAGCTTTTGTCATTTTTGCCCAATGTTTTATCATGACTTTCCCACCTTGTTCTCATCCATTCTTCTCGCTGCTCCTTCGTAAGAAATGTCCATGACACAATGCGGCTGGTTTTATTTCCCTGCCCCATGGGAATTGTTTTTACGTCAGAAGCTTGCGCTTTCTTTAGGGCTTCGTAGACGCCGTCAAGATTCGATGACTTCGACACGAGGGTTGAAAACCAAAAGCAATGAGAGGCGAACTGTTTACTTTGGAAGGCCATATTCCTGATAAACCCTTCTTCCCCTCCGACACACCACAGTTCATTGCTTTGGCCCCCAAAGTTCAAAATGGGCTTGGTAACTTTCTTTTGCTTTAGATTTCTCAGCTTTCGTATTGTCCCGGATTGGGCTTCAGCAAAAGACGCATGAAATGGTGGGTTGCAAATCGTTAGGTCGAAGCGTTCATCCTTTTGAATAATGCCGACGAATATGTTTTTGGAATTTGACTGCAACCTCAGTTCAACCTTCCCTTTTAATTGGGGATTCGCTTCAATTATTTTGTTGGCAGATGTGATAGCCACAGGTTCGATATCGGCGCCTACAAAAGACCAGCCATACTCCGCATGCCCTATGATGGGGTAAACGCAATTGGCACCTACGCCGATATCCAGGCATTTTATTTCGCTGCCAGTTGGAGGCTTTCCCCGTTGTGACAAGGCATGTGAGGAGGCCAATAGGTCTGCCATATAATGGATATAGTCAGCTCTTCCGGGAATGGGTGGACACAAATAACCTTTTGGGATGTCCCAGTCTCTAATATTATAATAGTGTTTTAAAAGCGCTTTGTTCAGCGCTTTGACCGCTTCTGGGTTGAAGAAGTCAATTGATTCGTCGCCGTAGTTATTCAACCTAACAAATGGTGCCAGGTGTGGAGTGCTCTGACTAAGCTGCTTGAAGTCGTAGCGCTGCCGATGCTTGTTGCGTGGGTGTAATTTGGTTTTTTCTACCCTTTGGCCAACCCGATCCGCTGCATTGGGAAGTTTCTTTTTCTTATCTGGCATGGAGGTGTTCTCTCTGGGGATGGTGTCACTTTAGACGTAATCCCGTCCACACCCAAAGTTACAAATTGTTGGCAGTAAGTAGGCTGGATGACGAGCCGCCGGGTAGCAGGCAACGGCCCCATGCCTCTAACGCCTTTTTATCCAATGTACAAAGGAAATGTTAGCTTCGTTCTTCTGCCAGTCGGCTTGCATAGGTTTTGAACCAGCGAGCAGAAAACAAAAGCGGCAGAGCGGCTAAGGCAATAAAAATACCGGATGAAAGAAAAACATTGGCTGGCTGCACAAAGAAGTCTTCAAACACATAAACGCTAAGAATAAGTGCGACAGAAAAAGGCAAAGAGCACGCCAATGCATTCATGGCAAAATCGAGATCAAACGTGCGGGGGCGAATCGGGTTTTCCTGTGCACTTTCCAATGTATTAACTGCCGACATATGGGCAAA contains:
- a CDS encoding four-carbon acid sugar kinase family protein, encoding MYENVNEKFNQLPPDYPEDLLPAIQKEFLESEKTIVVLDDDPTGTQTCYDVMVLTSWEVALITAELRQQPSILYILTNSRSLPEAEAIHLALEIGRNLKEAAKESQREVVVVSRSDSTLRGHFPAEVDAVAKALGFQGAVTVLVPAFIEGARYTIDDVHYLVENEELVPVSDTPFAKDVSFGYQHANLKEWVEEKTRGLIKASEVNSVSIEDLRAGGPKVVAEKLEACANGSVCIMNAASYRDLEVGVLGLIMAERSGKKFLYRTSATFVPTRAGMVSGKLYVPQKEDTASSHGSLVMVGSHVPKTTAQLAYLLKQGRHQKLEIDVSQLLQSQDLSGEASAISAQVDAWLAAGEDVVVHTSRRLETGADAESSLKINALVSSFLVAIVRGTSVRPKFIVAKGGITSSDLASKGLLVQKATVLGPVIPGVPVWKLHQESKFPGLIYVVFPGNVGDDKALTLVCEKFGAG
- a CDS encoding mandelate racemase/muconate lactonizing enzyme family protein; protein product: MKSILQKLISENKQQEQHEAAAIQEEIDNPTTSDNRRDFLKKTAMGGIALTGIMGMTFEDSVAQTTSKVRKASNPSDLKITDMRYVTLDNGTSYTNARNVVIRIDTNQGIYGLGELRDGADPRYGLFLKSRILGLNPCNVEMIFKVIKQFGGHGRKAGGVSGVEMALWDLVGKAYDVPVWQLLGGKYRENVRLYAYVPAHNSKNMDIEKFKADCKVRMVDQGFTWLKMHPGIHVYSDVPGTVVNSNYIPGFNDDNLDNYLSYQNTRHAFTGVQITDKGLDLLSNYVGMIRDVVGYDIPLSADHFGHFDVNNCIRVANALEPYRLASLEDFVPWDNTEQLKHITDSINSPTITGEDIFGKEEFRKLCDVHAVDIVHPDMGTSGGILETKKIGDYAEETDVAMKMHFAGTPISFMANVHCAAATQNFMALELPVQCVDNPWWPQLVKMVGKKPLYTKGFAHVPTDAPGLGVELNEDELKKHLHAEDNSYFRPTPEWDAKRSHDRLWS
- the rlmF gene encoding 23S rRNA (adenine(1618)-N(6))-methyltransferase RlmF, translating into MPDKKKKLPNAADRVGQRVEKTKLHPRNKHRQRYDFKQLSQSTPHLAPFVRLNNYGDESIDFFNPEAVKALNKALLKHYYNIRDWDIPKGYLCPPIPGRADYIHYMADLLASSHALSQRGKPPTGSEIKCLDIGVGANCVYPIIGHAEYGWSFVGADIEPVAITSANKIIEANPQLKGKVELRLQSNSKNIFVGIIQKDERFDLTICNPPFHASFAEAQSGTIRKLRNLKQKKVTKPILNFGGQSNELWCVGGEEGFIRNMAFQSKQFASHCFWFSTLVSKSSNLDGVYEALKKAQASDVKTIPMGQGNKTSRIVSWTFLTKEQREEWMRTRWESHDKTLGKNDKSSS